Within the Centropristis striata isolate RG_2023a ecotype Rhode Island chromosome 23, C.striata_1.0, whole genome shotgun sequence genome, the region AGAGGTTGGAATAAGTTCAGCCTGTATGATTTTGAACAGGCAGCGAGGAATGCAATGTGTAGACTGAGAACTTTAAACTTAACATAATGGCCACTTAATGTTTTTCCATTTCTACTGTATTTGTTTTGCAGAGCACAAGGTGATAATTGTCGGACTAGATAATGCAGGGAAAACCACCATCCTCTACCAGTTGTAAGTAGTTTTATAAGTTGGAATCAACTCAGTCGTCCTTCTTTACCGCAGCAAAAACTCACTTTAtgcttctgtttttatcaaGTCTGATGAACGAGGTCGTCCACACGTCACCCACCATCGGCAGCAACGTGGAGGAAATAGTGGTGAAGAACACTCACTTTCTGATGTGGGACATAGGAGGGCAGGAGTCTCTCCGGTCCTCCTGGAACACCTACTACTCCAATACAGAGGTGAGGAGTAAAACACAAGCTACACACTTTGTACACGGTGTACTTTCTAACTAGCAGATGAGAGGAACAGAAGTGTTGTCCAGCAGTgggttttctttcttcttcccgAGCGTGGCAGCTGGTGTGTTTGTTCAGTGCACAGACGGCAGCAGGGGCCGCCCAGAGTCAGGGGTCAACCGTTCACAAAGGGGCCTGTCTGAAAGGCAGAGCGAGGGTCAGCCTCCGCACTGTTTTGGAGAAAAGTCGTGGGCAGATGTGTCTTAAAGCTCTCTGCAGAACTGGAGTAACATCTGCCATGACATGAGATATTCAGTGTTGGTTTAACCCGTTATGACCACCGATACCACACAGCAGATCACAAGTAAACACAAGGCCACTTCCATTTAACACATGACTTATAATTTatgatggttttttttacattatacaaacaaacaagaatgaTGAACAAATAtgtttgtataaaataagtttgtaggaaaaaaaacaacagaatccaCGCCGGGGTCGAGGGGGTCAGGTGACGATTctcaccaaaaacaaaaacaacaaaaataagaatGTAGCATCATGTTAATAAACAACTAGAAGATGAACTGGAATCAGAATCTGGGACaagaataatgacaataatatcaGCCAACAAATCAGGCAAATTTtccggctgtggctcagttggtagaacttgggcaagatactgaaccccaaaaggcTCACCGATGCTGCttcatcggtgtatgaatgaattcccaatggtggcaggtggcaccagtgtgccctggtagcctcagccaccactatgaatttgtgtgtaaacgggtgaatgagcgcagtctgtagtgtgagGCGCTTTGTATAAAATCgtgtgcagtccatttaccatttacattgAAAATAAAACCTAGTGCACCCAGATATATCTGTCTGATTGGATaaagaaatacacaattttTCCCAGCGTTTTTTTACTCCAGTTCTTTTTGAAGTCGTAGGGAGTGTCATTTGTTCTATTAAAGACATATGTTTGACAAtgttcatgaataaaataaaatttattgCTTATACATCTCAGCTAAAGCCCTAAAACGACTAGTCAATGCACTAGAATTATATTTGGCAACTATTTTCTAATCCTTTgacatattcaattgaaaactacccaaacattatattttatgttcaacaggattaagttttgtttttataagtATACACTATTTTTATCTATGTTTTAAACAGCTGGTgcttaactttttcttttttctttttaatttattactgCAGTTAATCTTTGTGTTTAGCTCCATTAGGGTGTATTTAGCTAACATCAAAGGAACAGAGTGAAAACAACTTTCTtacatgaaagtaaaaaaaacaactatgagggtaaaaaaatgaattgcaaGCACTTATCTCTAACTGTCCAGgagtttgtgtaaaaaaagctCTGAAGGAAGAcaatcattttgaaatatgaAGTCTACTTGTACCACATTGGGGGTTAAAGTTGACAACATGACGTGACACACTCGCACACCTCTGTAGGCAAACACATTAGTTTTTCACAGTGATAGTTACTATAGCAGCAGCCTTAGAAGACACACTCTGTTGTCGTCAGCACTTTGTTCAGTTTGTCATTTGCTAAGTGCGGGGAACATCTCTGTACGCCCCAAACACATTCTCTGTTTTCCCGGAGACAACAGGACGCCATTAGTCTCAAGCCCTCGTTAGTTGATACCATAGTTTCCACATGTTAACAGTGGTCACTATGGTGAAGTTTCTTTTACACTTAACACAAGACATTTCTTTTAGATAAGGGTTAACAGaagatattatttattattatttatatgggGAAATTCAGTCATGACGGCAGCTTAAGATACAGACGGGGTTACacagatataaaataaaaatatatacattatattgtaTTGGACGTTATTATTATTGCACATTGGGTTTTTCCTGAGAGTATTTTGTATTGCACAGATATTGAACACTACAAAAAAATAGATTGTGGCATGTTAAGTAGCTTGTTGTATGTCATTGTAGCTGTAATATTATGAACAATAAATGAAGATGATGCAAGGATATATACGTAAAGTATAAAAGGGTGTAAAAACACATGTATAGTatagaatatatttatataagctGTACAGCAAGTATAAAAAAGTAGAAAGTGTGCTATTTAGTACGACAAGtccaatataatatattatatattttgcttGATCATAAAAAGTTACTACGGCTTATTAGAATAGCATTCATTCGTATGTGTAGAAGTGTAGATTTATGGCAGAAACACAgtaattttttgtttcattaGAGTAACTAGAAGCCCTACAGTGACTATAGGAGCCATATATTGTAGTAACCCTGCACTTCCTGTGGTAACTTCACTCTTTGTCAGACTAGTGTAGGTCCCCAGCTGTGATTTAGGTCACAGTCATGTTGGATAAAACGTGTTGCTGAAACTTTTTCCTGAGTCGTTTGGTTTAAATGGCGTCTCTCACATCTCCCCAGTGTTAACGAGCCTTTGGTCTTTTGTCATTCAGGGTCACTCTCTCTCATTCAAACGGGGTTATTAGCATAGCAGTCCCCAGTGCCCATTGTGAAGGCCATGGCCCCGGAAATGCCCCCCCGCTGTGCTGCATGTGATTGCTGTAAATGTCTTTTTGAAAAGAGGTCAGTCAGTGTGATTTTTGCCTCCTACTCTGCAGTTCATCATTCTGGTGGTGGacagcacagacagagagcgGCTGGCCATCTCTAAAGAGGAGCTCTACAGGATGCTGGCTCATGAAGTAAGACACCCATCTAAAAACCTCTCTGTTTGGCcttaactctctgaaccccaagaTGTCTCAcaatttactcactgtggccttgtgtttcactgcacatatacaagtcctgcagctctgtggaaacagcacaatcatggctgaagtgggaacaactcagaAATGTCTTTTATGTAGAATAACAGATTTattatgacataaatcatagaaaagaacaaccacaagttgaatttctgatttcttttttaaattggaataaaatggaatttatatacagtcatggaaaaaaatattagaacacccttgttttcttcaatattcattttaatgcctggtacaactaaaggtacatttgtttggacaaatataatgataacaacaaacatagctcataagagtttaatttaagagctgatatctagacattttccatgaatGTATTCATCCATGAAgctattttttggttattttttctaatagaaacttgtcacctatgatccgttcaaggactggtGGAAAGTTCATATTTTGACGATAATaccagtttttacagtttatttctatgataaatTGCATATTTTTGGCAATCATTgtaagaaaacatgtttcaaacccggtgggttcagagggttaaggagGCACACTACACAGACGGTGAATTTTCCACCCCGCATTTTTTAGAGCTACAAAAGGTGGCAGAGAGCGTGGCGATGGTCTCATTGTTCTCCATGTCTCCCCTCAGGACCTGCGGAAAGCAGCTGTGTTGATATTTGCCAATAAGCAGGATATGAAGGACTGTATGTCTGCAGCGGAGATCTCCAAATACCTCACCCTGAGCTCCATCAAAGACCACCCCTGGCACATACAGTCCTGCTGTGCACTTACTGGAGAGGGGTAAGAGATATTCGTCGATGCTTATGAGTGTTTGAAGAGAGAGTGACACAGTTAGCAGGATTTTAATTCATTCAAGATGATCAGTATACAGATGTTTTTAACTAGGGAAGCATCAATGCTATGCTGGATATgttttgcaaaaacatttcatccCTTTGGTACCGTTTATAatcgatatatatataagacAATCTTTAAACTGTGTCCTAACTGTAAGATTCTTTGCTTTCTGGTGCAATTTGAATGGTGCTTGTACAAGAATCTGCAGTTATACAGTGTAAAAGTTGATCTTCAAGTCTCATTATGCTCTTCTGATATGTTTTACAGTAAACTCagttaaaaaatgacagaaaaacactacattttataatgtccaaaaactgatggaaaaaaaaccccatgtaatttttttgtcaaaagtgttattttttagaatgcctaaaaatgtttaaaattaccctattatagtctgttgatacatattatcacattatttaaccagaaaggacagaaaaacaccatattattcGATGTCCAAAattcaaaggaaaaaaagtcatacgtatgtcgatttttgtcaaaaatgctcaAACTTTAAAACGCCctaaacatgttaaaaatggccgccaaacTTTTCGCTCACTCTCACTGCCGGtcgcccaaaaaaaaaaagaagaagtaaaaaggacagtggtggaagaagtattcagatcctttacttcagtaaaagtacgaataccacactatgaaatgactccacttcgctcattttaactacctaataaacttttaagtggtttaatttataaaaatgggtaataatttgaaatgtatcatgtttttcattttaaatcttgacctgaaaagtaactaaagctgtcagctaaatgtagaggagtaaaaagtacaatatttgcctcaaaatgtagtggagtagaagtataaagttacataaaatgtacataaaagtacctcaaaattttactttaagtccagtacttgagtaaatgtacatagttactttccaccattgcgacctgcctcttctaacttatacatatcagttaagagtcctccttcagatactgtatgaggattaaagggatagtttgtgcatttttatacaaaacttggtacaattattgtcaatgccacactataacacttaaggcaatgaaattcataggggtggtatagactggcccctgtaatgcacacaccccgacggcagcatgccccgacacgcgtgtactgcaagggcccgttcagtactgcttgcagtcctagttattattattgttactggCTAAATCAATTCCAGGCATATACCATGTTTCCTATACAAGACAACAATGAGAGTAAATAGAGTAGAGAGACAAGTCTATTGATGGAAAACAACTGTGTTGAAACCAGTCTTGAGGAGCTGTGAGCTCTGTGAACCACCAGAGGTCACTGTTTGTGCTCAGTTTAAAGCCCTGAAGCttcaaaacaacataaacaggATGAAAGCCTCACTGAGCTTCATCTCAGGCTTATTCTGTTAAAGATTCAGACGTACATAGATGGTTGTTTTGTCCTTTACCAAAATTAAGTTGATTTCAACTTACTTACTATCAGAAGTAATTCATTTATtgataaataaaagtataaatacacaTCTTTCCAATGTTTTTCAATTAAccagttttcagtttttcacaTGCATGTATAAAAGCAGGTGTACAATGATGCAAAGAGAACACAATCTTCACTTCCCACAGTCTGTTTATTCATCACATATAGGTTTGATATTTTCACACATCCATATGATACCACATACCAGCCTATGTACCATCCTAACTACTTGTTAGTTTCACACACAATGTTAAGAACTCAACAACTAAACACTTCCACCAAGGGAACTTGCATTTCTACCATTCGCTCCAGGAAGAGAGAACGGAAATTAAATTAGTGGAGTTATACAAAGTTTTCTCACATCTTCTAATTTCAATCCATTTATCCCAAATTTGGTAGACTTTGTGCTTTTGGACCCTTAAAGAATAGGTTTGTTTTCCCATTTTGAATATCTCCAAAATCATTCAGTACCAATCTTTCTATGTAGGTTGACCAATGCAGCTTTGTATCCCTCTTTCATatcaaataaatgcattttttattacagATGTATGAGtggaacaacttgacacacattGCTGCgctgcatctcaaatgaatTTTTAGGTTCCCAGCTTCCAAATGGTTTACACCGTTTCTAtgtgacatctactgttgacctgctattcCCCCTAAACACCCACTGCCTCCCGCTCTAATTCTCTATAAAACGTTAAGgggttaaaaaggaaaaaagcacGTTAATATATATCGCCCCTTATACTCCTGAAGCCACCTGGCAATCAGATCACATATCGACAGTTTTGACtgggcaataaaaaaaacccttctttATCTGCCCAGCACTAGGGTGTTATAAATATTTTGTGCAGCCAGGGAGGAAAACTGCAGTGAATTATGAGACATCCTTGAAATGTGTCCGTTCTTCCTCCGCTGACATGTTTTCCCtgattgtttttccagtttatgTCAAGGCCTTGAGTGGATGACCTCGAGGGCTGGACTCAGATAGCCCCTCCTTCCACCGTCGATGGCCTGACTACCTGCACCACCCACACGGTGGCAACTACAGCTTCTCCTTACTGgcttattactttttatttttatttttaaatgaccaacTTGGACTTTGACCTCTGGAGACGGAGCAGCTTCGACACCTTCCACATCTTAAGGGTTATAGTGGAACCTGGTGTTTCTCCTAGTCGATTTAAAAACCAGAACTGATGAACTGAACTGGTTATCTGGAACGAAAAGTCACTTTTACAGTAAAGGAAAAGCATTTCATTAAGTTAAGAGTGTGTCCAAGTGCAAAGCAGGGCTGTACTGGACATCATTTACACTACATACATATCATGTTACGTCACACCATATCATTAAGAGAATGCCATAAACATCACGTTGGTGCAGctctattattataattagtttGTTCATGTTCAGGACAAACAAAGGGATTACAAGCAGTATTGTAAAACCAGTTTTGGTGGCACGAGGGAGTTTTTCAGAATAAtgttctcaattttttttccattattgttCTTAGCACAGCCATTAATATCTGTTACACATGGTTTCAGTTTCATAAGCTACAATGTTGAAGGTTATTCtcacaatagattttattggtgATGTATTGAAATGTGGTCAAGTATGGATCTCCCTTCTTTAATAACATGAGCCTGTACTTGTACGTTATCGAGCCAAAATGGTTGAGAGTGTTGGcatgcaaatatttttttcttcagccaattatttcatttttgcaaAGCATTAAGTGGCTGAAACATAATTTCCAGTGCAAGTATAACGCTCAGTTTtaataacagtattttaaatttaaacactTTGTTGTGTCAATGATgcattatgatttttatttaattttattcattttatttttgcttttataggGAGTGCAGGTGTGCTTGTGGCGAGTTAGCATCTCGACCTGTTTTGTATTAACAGATGATCATTGGTgctctgcaggtgtgtgtgtgtgtgtgtgtgtgagactgatccactgcattataaacatttcattcattttctgcAGCCATTTTGGCGCATATTtcactttaaacattttgtactttttaaacaAAGGGATCAGAATAAGCCTCCCATCAAACAGGTGCCACACAATTACGGGGAAGTTGTTACTCGTCAACCATTCTGGACTTTGACGGTTCAGTGGTTTAGTAGCATTGAGATGATTTTAACTTAATATTTTGGCCATCATATAGGTAAAATACTTGATCCTCAGCCTTAACCATGTTGTTGTGAGTGTCTGGAGGACCATATGTGTATGAATCTGACAGTGTGCCCATGATATTTTTTCCCTTGTTTCCCTCTTTGGCGCAGTAAAAGAATCCCTTGAACAGATCTATGCACGCGTCACTTTGAAACCATGTGTACCTTTTGCAAGTTCCACAGTGGCCAAAAAGGAGGAGGTGCACAAGTTTCATTGAGTCTGATTTAAAACTGTGATGAAGAACTGGTGTCCATCTTGATGAGGGGGTGCCTCTGGGTCTCTACAGTCTAGTTTGTTTTGGGACAAGGTATTTTtacacaaagaggaaaaagggTGAAACGTGCAGCCCTGAGACTCTGCAGAATTAAGGTTTACAGCTTTTGCCTTGATCTCACACAACAAGGGAACTGATTTATACCATCACTGTGGTGGTGTCCAGTCTGGGTCATGTACTgtatttcagttttgttttaaataaaagtttgttttgaaCTTTGAAGACTGAGTTGATGCtgtttctttttcaacatgttttcttCTGGACTTGTACTTAAAAGCTTGAGCCAAACGATTAACCTTCCTGCCATGTATTTTGATAGTAAAAAGCCAAAACAttttactgatttatttatttattttgccattttcaaagaaaacagACAAGCAAAGCTTGAAAATGGCTTTTGAGTGAGGCAAAGCAATCCATGAAAAAGGAACGTGCAAATAAACACGGTTATGATGAAATGcatcataaaaaaggaaaaaatgcaagttgtaTTTCTCCAATAGATTGAAAGTATAatgtagttattccaaacaatatattttggcaacattttaaatgacatgaaaaacaCTTTCAGGATGaccaaaaactgaagaaaaaaaccccGCCATATAATACTATGttgaaaaatggttaaaatgcttgaaattgttTCATTATACTGTTAAAATGCCTAGAAGTGTTTAGAATGGCCCTACTGTTGTTTCATGATCCATATCATCACATGATTtaaccagaaatgacagaaaaaaggcacATCATAGGATGTCAAAaattccaagaaaaaaaaagtcatagtatagtatgtcgttttttgtcaaaaagtgtaattttttttaaatgcctaaaaatgcaagcagtactgaacgggtcCTCACAGTACACgcatgtcggggcatgctgccatTGGGGTGTgtgggccagtctataccacccctatgaatttcattgccttaagtgttatagtgtggccacggtaccaaatatgaaattagactgccaccacagtgccacctaggggccgatcaataaaaccttaaagggttattctcaggagggcattgacaataattgtaccaagttttgtataataatgtacaaactatccctttaatcctcatacagtgtctgaaggaggactcttaactgatatgtataagttagaagaggcaggtagcaatggtggaaagtaactatgtacatttactcaagtactggacttaaagtacaattttgaggtacttttatgtccattttatgtaactttatacttctactccactacattttgaggcaaactgtaacaaaaaaaaaaagctttaattacttttcaggtcaagatttaaaatgaaaaacatgatacattaaaaatgattagccatttttataaattaaaccacttaaaagttaaaatgagcggagtggagtcatttcacagtctgaagtaaaggatctgaatacttcttccaccactgtcctttttacttctttacttttttttaaaactttctttttttacgtttttttattaaaaacttttttttaaaacttttta harbors:
- the arl8 gene encoding ADP-ribosylation factor-like 8, encoding MGLIFAKLWSFFCNQEHKVIIVGLDNAGKTTILYQFLMNEVVHTSPTIGSNVEEIVVKNTHFLMWDIGGQESLRSSWNTYYSNTEFIILVVDSTDRERLAISKEELYRMLAHEDLRKAAVLIFANKQDMKDCMSAAEISKYLTLSSIKDHPWHIQSCCALTGEGLCQGLEWMTSRAGLR